In the Gymnodinialimonas sp. 202GB13-11 genome, one interval contains:
- a CDS encoding H-type lectin domain-containing protein, with translation MEFTEAYLEPPMVHVAISMWDTGGDTNQRADLRAEKITTKGFSLVFRTWGDSRVARIRADWMAIGQLPDDDIWDVD, from the coding sequence GTGGAATTCACAGAGGCCTATCTGGAGCCGCCTATGGTGCATGTGGCGATCTCTATGTGGGATACGGGCGGCGATACCAACCAACGCGCGGATTTGCGGGCCGAGAAGATTACGACCAAAGGCTTCAGTCTTGTCTTCCGCACATGGGGCGACAGCCGCGTAGCGCGGATCCGGGCCGATTGGATGGCAATCGGACAGCTGCCGGACGACGATATTTGGGATGTAGACTAA
- a CDS encoding F0F1 ATP synthase subunit epsilon has translation MATMQFDLVSPERRLASMEVSEVQIPGADGDLTAMPDHAPMITTLRPGVLKVSGAEGEKSYFVTGGFADVAGPSATILAERALPIEEVTGELVEELISASEAKKAEASDAAADTAAKYHADLTATLDAIVGR, from the coding sequence ATGGCAACCATGCAATTCGATCTTGTCAGCCCTGAGCGCCGTTTGGCGTCTATGGAAGTGTCCGAGGTTCAGATCCCCGGCGCTGATGGCGACTTGACGGCAATGCCCGACCACGCGCCGATGATCACGACGCTGCGGCCCGGCGTGTTGAAAGTGTCTGGCGCAGAGGGCGAGAAATCGTACTTCGTGACTGGTGGTTTTGCGGACGTCGCGGGGCCATCGGCTACGATCCTGGCCGAACGCGCGCTTCCCATCGAGGAAGTGACGGGGGAGCTGGTGGAGGAGCTGATCTCGGCCTCTGAGGCCAAGAAGGCTGAGGCCAGCGATGCAGCAGCCGACACTGCCGCGAAATACCACGCGGACCTTACGGCTACGTTGGACGCCATCGTCGGTCGCTAA
- a CDS encoding 2-hydroxychromene-2-carboxylate isomerase yields MPHIDYYFSTISPYTYLAGTRMEEVAAKHGATITYKPLDIIALFGRTGGVKPADRHESRKEMRLQEMRRQSAKLGMKMNLQPAFWPTNPAPSSYAFIAAAKAGGGDLGALVHTLTRRVWADEQDISKDDVIRAALVEAGFDGGLADSGMLAGAEEYARNLEDAVSAGAFGAPFYIVDGSEKFWGQDRIADLDLFLSGKL; encoded by the coding sequence ATGCCGCATATCGACTACTATTTTTCGACCATCTCACCCTACACCTACCTCGCCGGTACCCGGATGGAGGAGGTCGCGGCCAAACATGGCGCGACGATAACCTACAAGCCGCTGGACATTATCGCACTGTTTGGGCGCACAGGCGGTGTGAAGCCGGCCGACCGCCACGAAAGCCGGAAAGAGATGCGCCTGCAGGAGATGCGGCGGCAATCCGCGAAGTTGGGAATGAAGATGAACCTCCAGCCAGCCTTCTGGCCCACGAACCCCGCTCCTTCGTCCTATGCGTTCATCGCGGCAGCGAAAGCAGGCGGTGGCGATTTGGGCGCACTGGTCCACACGCTGACCCGCCGTGTTTGGGCTGATGAACAGGATATCAGCAAGGACGATGTGATCCGCGCCGCGTTGGTAGAGGCCGGGTTTGACGGCGGTTTGGCCGATAGCGGCATGCTGGCAGGGGCCGAGGAATACGCCCGCAACCTCGAAGATGCCGTCAGCGCCGGGGCCTTTGGCGCGCCATTCTACATCGTCGATGGTTCCGAGAAATTCTGGGGTCAGGATCGTATCGCCGACCTTGACCTGTTCCTGTCCGGCAAATTGTGA
- a CDS encoding ribose-phosphate pyrophosphokinase, with protein sequence MAAQDPKLISGNANKSLADAIGKRMSMHRGMQVGLVDARVERFNDGEIFVEVFENVRGEDMFIIQSTSKPANDNLMELLIMADALRRSSAARITAVIPYFGYARQDRRTKARTPISAKMVSNMIVAGGIERVLTMDLHAAQIQGFFDIPVDNLYASPIFALDILHQFGGDMSDVMVVSPDVGGVARARELATRIGAPLSIVDKRREKAGEVAGMTVIGDVTGKKCIIVDDICDTAGTLCKAAEVLMEAGATEVHSYITHGVMSGPAVERVTNSVMKSLVITDTIEATEPVENCANIRVVPTAPMFAQSILNIWNGTSVSSLFDTASLVPIYEGLYPKGMWGR encoded by the coding sequence ATGGCTGCACAAGACCCGAAACTCATTTCCGGCAATGCGAACAAGAGCTTGGCGGATGCCATCGGCAAACGGATGTCGATGCATCGCGGAATGCAAGTGGGCCTTGTCGATGCCCGGGTCGAGCGCTTCAATGATGGCGAGATCTTCGTCGAGGTTTTCGAGAATGTCCGGGGCGAGGACATGTTCATCATCCAGTCGACCTCGAAGCCTGCCAACGACAACCTGATGGAATTGCTGATCATGGCCGACGCACTGCGCCGGTCTTCCGCCGCACGCATCACCGCCGTGATCCCTTATTTTGGTTATGCCCGCCAAGACCGCCGCACCAAGGCCCGCACGCCGATCTCCGCGAAGATGGTATCGAACATGATCGTCGCGGGTGGGATCGAGCGGGTGCTGACGATGGACCTGCACGCCGCCCAGATTCAGGGTTTCTTCGATATTCCCGTCGATAACCTCTATGCCTCGCCGATCTTCGCACTCGACATCCTGCACCAGTTCGGCGGCGACATGTCTGACGTCATGGTCGTCTCGCCAGACGTCGGAGGAGTGGCCCGCGCACGTGAACTAGCCACCCGCATCGGCGCACCGCTGAGCATTGTGGACAAACGTCGGGAAAAGGCAGGCGAAGTGGCCGGAATGACTGTAATTGGTGATGTCACAGGCAAGAAATGTATCATTGTCGATGACATCTGTGACACCGCTGGCACGCTTTGCAAAGCCGCGGAAGTGCTGATGGAAGCAGGTGCGACGGAAGTGCATTCCTACATCACCCACGGCGTCATGTCCGGCCCGGCGGTGGAACGTGTGACGAACTCCGTCATGAAGTCGCTCGTCATCACCGATACGATTGAGGCCACCGAACCGGTTGAGAACTGCGCCAATATCCGCGTGGTCCCGACCGCGCCGATGTTCGCGCAATCCATCCTCAACATCTGGAATGGCACGTCCGTCTCGTCGCTGTTCGACACGGCATCACTCGTACCGATCTACGAAGGGCTCTACCCCAAGGGCATGTGGGGCCGCTAA